The Apium graveolens cultivar Ventura chromosome 3, ASM990537v1, whole genome shotgun sequence sequence ttatctTTTCTCCTAAAAAATCCCGGAAACACAACATTATAATTTGGTTTTGGGGTTTATTGTGTGCTGTTTGACATATATTAAAAATTTGATGATTATATATTAACAAATTTATTACTCCCTCCGTTTCTAAATAGTTGTCACATTTGCAAAAAATATTCGTACCTAAATAGTTGTCAGATTTccaattttaatatatttttaagaGTTGTTTCCATCTATATCCTTATATATCTAATTTTAATGATTAAACTTATATTTAATGTAAACACATATAACTCATCCTTAAATACAATAATTAAGGACAAATAtgaaatcaaattaaaaatttaaatatttattaatacGGGTACCATAATAACTCACAGACTTGTGTTGGATATTAAGTACTTGTGTTGGATATTGAGTACTCTCCCTCTAATTCTAAATATTTTTCTCATTTACGTTGGACACTTTTGTCAATGTACGTTTTTGATTgtcaatatttttaatttcgtattaatattaaatataaaaacatcACTGTATTAAAGTACTCGTAAACACGAATACAACAAAATCACTCATAACTATGTTTGATCTTATAAATTAACcgtaaattaataatttaaacGAACAATGATAAAAGTCAAAATGAGAAACGTATTACGGTATGAGGGAGTACAACTAATACTACCGGTTAGGGGTCATATCCAGGATCTAAACAAATTAGAGGTACTGTGGCCTAGATGCGTTGTATATAATGAGGCTATACCGTGGCCAATGGGACCCCGTTCCATTAGCAGACATCAACGTCCTTTGGAGGTTGGTTAATTATCATGTTTATTGCATGCAGGCTGCGGGATAGTTTAAACTCGGATCAAGTTCAGGGTTGAAAATTGAAATGTATGTCTAGGTAGGTTTGATTTGTTTATCCAACTCATGACCATTGGTTATGACTTGCTACTAGAACCGTCAATTTATTCGTTTTGTATAATTTTGTATCGTGTATTTTTTGTCTCGTGTcatcaatatttaatttaaaCTTTAATTGTTAACAATTcattttatttcatatttatgTATTTTTATTTCGTGAACGTTTTCGTATTCcgtataatttaaaattaattaaaaaaggataaatataatatatattaaatattaagtTTATACTAGTTGAGTTTTAAGTCAATAAATTATAAATACTCAATTGCAGTGAAGTCAAATCTTgtgaaattttaatttaaatctatttttttttataaaaaattatatataaaaaatatttataaacagTGTTATAAAAATCACAAAAATGATGAATTTACCGATTAAGCGGCGATCGGCAGCTCACTGATTTGATTCTTCAAAAATGATCGGGAAAACATTTTTTAGAAATCGGGTCAAACTTCGAGTAATGATCCAATTCGACTGATATGGTGGTTTGAGATTTGTGATAGTAGGAAGGTGGTGAAATAGCGGAGAGGTGGGGTATCCACATGTTGGAGAAAATGTACGGTATGTATGTATATTATTTTAActgaaaaaattaaattataaatttttatttataaaaagaaaaatttgaaattattattttaactatgcGGTCAAAGTACTTAAAAAGGAGTGCAAAAAAGTCAAGCGACTATTAAAAAGAAATTGAGAGAGTATTGAAGAAGGCACGTGCATCACGATTTACGATTCACATGCATGAAAGGTACTTCATTGAATTATATATATTACTTTTTGACACGTTTTTCAATGttcatttaaaatataatttcacaatattttttaatttttttttctgaataaaagttttacgtttaaacttttattcaatttttttaaaaaaacattataaaactatactttatagaagTCTCGCAATACGTGTAAATATTGAATATATATAATCCCATTGAATGGAGGTAGTAATATCGTAAAGACAGAAATACAAGTCACATGGGCTATATTTATTTAAGCCCATGACCTTCATGTTATACAAACCCAAGTTTATGATACTATGATATGAACATTAGGGGAGAGCCTGAGTTCGTTCGACTCAATTTTCGGATAAAATCGGAACCACAATCATATATATTTGGTTTCTAAAATTGTAAATCGTAACCGTCAGTTCGGATTTGGTTTcggttttgatttaaaaaatcTCGGTTCGGTTTTAATCGGCTCGATTTCGGTTACAAAACCGaaaaatataaaatgaataaCAATATACAAATGAAGACAAATAAATGTGCACAATCCGGGAAGTTTAAAACATATAACCAGAGGGCATTCTTTATTCTAAATGAAAACAGTTCAATACACAAACTACTAGTGATTTTCTCTGTTTGACTGTTGCCTGGAGACATCAAAGAGGGTCATTGCTCAGGCCCATTAATTTATAGAATAAGAGACAATATCTATCTTCACTAATTACATACTGAATTTGCAGTATAACAAGGGAATTGATAAATAAACTCCGATATTTACTATTTAAGCTCCAAATCTTATTTTGAGATACTAAATACCATAACTACCCTTAatctttatttattttatatgtATCAAGAAGTTCAGTGATCAAAACTCTTTCTCAAGAACAAGACTCTGTGAATTGATTCCGTTTTATAAACCCTCCGTCTTCCACCTTTTTTTCCTCTCGATCTAAAGTATGGATGAAGAAGCAGGAGACGATGTTTTAGCAGATCTACACGACATCATTGAACTTCTCCAGACAAAAGATGTGGAGGAACTCTATGAATCATATGAGTTGGGGCATAACAATCAGGTCGTAGAAAAAGGTAATTCTATTACTAGAATCTAACTCCAAATTGTGCTTGAGATTTTTGTTATCAAAAACTTGTGATTTATTCTTAATTTTTACATTGAGCATGTACTTAATTAGACTTTAATCACTATCATGTGTATATAGATGGTTCTACACTCGAAAATGATCCAGGCACAAATGGGTGTGATACGCTACGGGTCATTTCAACCAGAGATTTTTCAACTCGTGAGGAACTTCTGAATAATGTTCTTGAGATTGTATTGAAGCAAGGATTTGTGACGAAAATTAAAAAATCGAAGAAAAAATGTTACGTTATAATTGGTTGCGACAGGGGAGGTATGTATCACTCAAATAAACCACATGGggaaaagagaagaaaagtgaCATGCTCTAGGTTAATTAATTGTCCCTTTGAAGTTTggggaaaaagaaaaagggatggAGTATGGAAGTTGGACTTAAAAAATTTATCTCATAACCATGAAGCTTCAGAGGACATGTCTGGTCATCCTTATTGTCGTCGTTTTACTAGTGAAAAGGTTCAGCGAATTCAAGAGAAGACAATGACAGATATTCCACCGCGTCAGATACTCACATCGCTCCGGCAAAGTAATCCGAATCTTCAAGCAATCTCAAGGACTTTGTATAATGTTCGTGCAAAAATTAAAAGAGAAAGCTAGAATGAGCGCTCAAATATTCAAGCTTTATTTGAAGAATTTGGTCAAAGtaattttatttatgatattGAGCGTGGTGAGAGTGGACATATGACTCACCTTTTTTTTGCGCATCCTCTATCCATAAAACTAACAAAGACCTATTCAAATGTCTTTGTCATGGATTGCACATATAAAACGAACAAGTTTAAAATGCCACTACTTGATGTTGTTGGAGTGAGTAGTTTTAATGGTTCATTTTATTCTTGTTTTGCTCTTCTACGAAAAGAGGAAGAAAATGATTATATATGGGCATTGAAAAGGTTTAAGAAGATTTTAGATGAGATCCAACCTCAATTAATTGTTTTCGATAGAGAGATTGCTTTGCTAAATGCTATAAAGATCGTGTTCCCAACATAACATCTTCTTTGTATATGGCATATTGAGAAAAATATTCTTGCAAAATATAAAAGATTTTTTGATGATAAAGAAGGATGGGACACATTTTTGTTAACTTGGACTAACTTGATTCAATCTCCTGATAAGTTATTTTTTGGCCGAAATATGAGTCTTTTTGAAGCTCAGTATGTAGACATGGGTTCTTTATTGAATTATATCAATACTACATGGATTCCGTACAAGGAGAATTTTGTTTTTGcatgaaaaaataattttatacaCTTGGGTAATCATGTTACGTCAAGGGAAGAAGGTGCTCACGCCGTTTTGAAGCAATATTTAAATGTTTCTACAGGTGATTTACGTGATGTAAAAGACAAAATTTCTCTGGCAATCGAGAATCAGTACCAAGAAATCAAATCCAGAGTTGCAAGTGAAAAGGTGCGTATACCAGATAAGTTTCGTATTCCTTTATTTCGGGAACTTATTTTTCATATTCCAGTATGAGTTAGCAACAATACCAGGAGTTTTAACAATCACTTGTAAGTCACATTTTCAAATTCTATGGGACTTCCATGTGCACACAAGATAAGAGAATTAAATAAGAAGGCATATTGCATCTTAATGAAATTCATCCACAATGGAGGATTGATACAAAATCATTCCTTGATAGTAATACTTCATTGAATTATCGAAATGATGACATTGACGTACTTCTTAAAGAGTTTCGAGATAAATATCACAATCTGCCTTTGGTACAAAAGGAAGACAGTAGAAAACAAATTACTCAGTTTCTTGATGCTCCTCCTTCTGTGATACTTGAACAAGAGATGATTCCACATAAAGGGCGTCCTATTGGCTCGAAAAATAAGAGAAATAAAAGCTCTACAACCCGCGATCCATTAGCTTTTGAGATTCAGGACATGAGAAAGTGTAGTACATGTCAAGGCACCAGACATAATTCTCGTACTTGTCCGAGAAGAATGCAAGGCACATAAGAAAGTAGAGCCTCCTGGTTATCTGGTTATCTTTCTAAAATTTGGAATAGTTGATTGTTCTTAGTTTTGTGTAAATGAGTTGCCGTGTTTTGTTCTGGGATggtgttaggtctcaatatgtttgtagaaggggggttgaatacaaacaataccgtttaatcgaataaaatggggaataaaaaagtgaaacaaaattcaagttaaataaaactattattaaacttgaaatgtgttacaacaacggtatcatttacaagggattaatctcaaataaattattccaaatctagaataaatttgacatgaactttttttatttttgtaataaaaaggatcaaatgctaaatgcaatttgagattaagttctagggattttgatccgctagatagttacacaagaacaagaaaaggatttctagtggattagatttaacaatgaatactagaaataaatgatctgtgaaattgcaataagttctctgcagtttttcttttgttctgtgttcttctgtgtTTTACATTCAATACTCTGCTTCTTGTTGAAAAACAGCTGCTCTGCTTTATATTGAATCCTGtgattttaattggcaagacaatccatttagctcagcatgacaatcctttgaactggtaagactttcggtaggactatcaatttgaactgataggactttcggcaagacaatctaaatgcactagcatgactttcggtatgactattgattgtcataccgattgtcttgctaatacaaaagatagtcttgctggattaacacatattttaatcaaataataattctgaattaattaatcaattaattcaattaatcaataaattaatctttgcagatttaatttattctcttaattaaattatatgacttaattaattaatagagaattaatactaatcttgagcagcaaccattcttctgaaaatcttctgaaaatcactgtcaattatgaatcaatttcaccacttcaatgttgacactcgatgtactgtctggttcatgagtgactaacttccgtgacgtttcttcatgcattgaccttgatactcttgattttcttcagactaaatccttgtagttaattgataccctgacgagatctctgtcacttgattaaatccacaatcttgatttatatcactgaggcttgatcaatttcttgagcttcttccagtgaattaagtcctcaagtctgtagacgaacaatgttacttaatcctttgacatatgttactatgagagatctctctgacgatagaaccactatttacttgttacatccttatttgagttgagttaattcctcgaataaacaaataggctatgacatatgcctttcaatctccccctatttgtttgttagacaataacaacaaatagctagaggataactcaactaacaaataagaaaaagatataaacagtaatgcaaagtaaatagcagaaaagttctggattatatttaacattttccagattccaaaagaaatttacaagtgaatacaagatagttgttcctctagactgaacatataactacattagtctatcttgattcataaagccctaatcatattacattaagttttgagcttattgaattcagttgtcttctcttccgaattcaccttcttccaaatcttcaagcaactccttgtcaaagacacgatccttttcagaagtgaagctggctggtctgactggttgaactccaactaaCTTTatcttattcttgaactgatcgtaccttttaatattcttttcacaataagtttgaatcagatcagctgcttgagttttcaacatggatgaatatccagcagttcttaagtgatgttccatccagacaagatgcctagctgagtagtctttaagagattgtgaatcaaGCTGGTAGATTTGAAGACattcagacttaaagaatcttaactgatgaggattgttgaccacttgaggactagctctgctggcaaactctttgagcctttctcgaagaacttcattcaattctgagcttctcttgactttgttgagaagaacccaaatctctgataaagaacgattctcaaaaAGATGAAGTGATActttgaaagatccttcgctctgacaatatacaaatatgctcatttcatttagagatctgtcaaaggcagttgtgatccttgagacttcagtctttatagcattcatgtacacgtcattgtttagattagagatctccagcttgtccagaagatgtagaaactggctatcattgtttgtgcttagccgaggcatatcaagtactctcctagcttcatcccatttctcaccaatcttcagtctgacatctcttctcctttctttagctttaatgtcatgaagacgttgcttttgaagagtttctgttctttggatgtctttcctcatgtcaatgatctgggatacctttttgagttcagcttcttttcttttcaactctgactgctgctgctgaaactctttctcaaacacaggatccactggagcttcctcttcccattctccaaaatcactttcctcctcagcttcaaagaaaccatctttatctttatcttccaagactggttcagtgggaacgtcacaaatatcaaagtcatcatgttctccactatagtagatatcatcaggcttccctgttccttcagcagaagtatctttttcttttcccttttcacttctccctttcttcacccccttagttgaggaatcctctacagactttcccttagatcctccatgacctccatcatctccatcacctccagagcctgagcctccaccagacggcccttcaaggaaagtcctttgttcttcattagggcagtgagaatttttgatcatgaagtacaagtgcttcatcccttcattcagatgttccatacccgtctctatcttcagaaatctggaggaatccagtgaatgattcatttcaaccaagtcttcaagagaagtcattcttgtatggagagagcagaagtttgaaatgtctacagctgataacgttggagattcttggattgagttaagctttggtacaacagatgtcttcaaatctgatatttcagtcctgatgagagccagctgattattgacagaggtgcaagaagaagaccgttcaaccacttgtgctttgaatgatttagcttcagcctgactttttgcaagttgttccttgagatcagcaatttgagctaacagattttcagtgtttgtgtctgtgtgtgcgctcacctgaatatctctcctgtttgattcactcaactcatgtgcttgtgtatctctcaatataattgctcgtgaggagtcttcctgatgctgatcttctgtacctgcatttaaaatcaccctagcctcttcaagagaggtcagtggtggtgcaatgggaattcacGAGTCCCGATCCTTAGTCAAActtatcttttcatgtgaaatagatgtctgaattgcttcagggatagattgaccgagttgccctccactttctccagataaatatgcgagtggagaatcccgtgagggagccagaggtgttggatctgggaggggagaaaatgactctattaaaagtggctgagagtcagattttccctcagaagcatgtgactgctcttctgccgtaactatggcaggcactgtaaccgactcaatgtgcactcatcgctctgtgtcctgagtatcatctattggtctgtatgcttccattgtgagtaatggaattctgcttgactcagtacatgatgccatggccctatgacgaatttcaatagattcatcctgttgagagaatatctgtagtaactgttcagtggccatttcaaagtccatgtcctgttaggaggacaaggatgggctttcagatgcctcagtaaatgttcttcttttcttgggtggaggcagagctgagggttcattcacatccaacaacatactacttcctactaaccttctaggaaACATTTTAGACAGTtggggagaggttgagataggttgtgactctgtgtttggctctatgacctgggattgaagctgtggttctacaacttcatggtcaatcctatcaaccactgggggtctttcaacagaaggaggaatagtttgagtttgaggaattattacctgctgaggaagagcatctgatgtttgagcctgggtggtttgaaccactggaggttgagcttgctgttcatgaccgggaagattgaagataggtaaaggaatgtaagtggccatgaaagcatatacaagtactagaacttgcatgaatttaaaggttgtgtcttggcaagtgtaaatctttttgcttactggagggggttcagttactgaagagttagcaaaaagagctttatgctcaggtgagagaagatgttctgctatgagcatgagaaaacgagcgtagtagcatgaaaccctacgatttgtagaatgatcacgtaaagcagtagtgagacgtctcagaagaatgggtaaaagtagtttgccaaaattgatcctttgattgaaaacaaccgcaagaccaatatactgcagagtggaagtgatgttgtgaaagttggatttagttcagttggcaaacactttagaaagtgtatcgaagaaaatgtcccattcagaaaccaaattggatttagacaacttggttaagttaatcacccctgatagtgaatagcatggaaaaagtttgaaatatcatttttagagggcaaattacagaaattgtccaatggaaaatttaacgcacgattgacgactgtttcatcaactacatactgtgtgtttgccacggtgaatgaaaaagatttaaaatcatcaaccacagtagaggttgtgcaaatcagtctgagcagatcaacatttaaaattacatttgatttaatagcagagctgacaatcgaatggtcatttaaaaatctaatccatggcttaaatttttccacatcacatttatctggattaaaatgaccaacaagattatgcgaaacaatttggaaattgagagccatttaaaaataataataagacacacactttcagaattttaagagtaatattaagaaaattcgaattaattaaattaatttaataattcgaattaaatcaattatatccgaaaaatttagaacgtaatgtatctcgttaatgttcttaactcacaatGAAAGATCTGAAAAATGCACAAGACACAAAACAAAAATAACTAAAAAAATACCCAAAAGCAAACAAACACTGATTTTTGAAGGGAACAAAAATGAagtgaaattattattttttaaaataaaaattgggcagcacttctgtatgtatatacgtgtatgtatatatcacaggagtgaagttttgtgaagctgagtaaaaactcgagcaagaagacAATGGAGGCGGTTTTGATTAAGATCGaataaagagagagagagaaataagagaaaaaaaagactgttggaattttgaacacaaactgaactgaatgatttacaaaacaaaaaaaacgttaagtagacaactggtatgacaatcaggaaagtcataccgattgtcttcccgattgtcataccaggcaaattgagaaaacaaaacaaaaaaaacataataataataatataactggtaagacaatctgatagtcataccgattgtcataccagtataaaataaaaacaaatataaattttattactggcatgacaatcaatagtcataccgattgtcttgccagttataaaattaaactgaattaaaaataaacacttatatgtactggaatgactttcagcaagacaatttcaattgtcttgccgattgtcattctagtataaaataaattaaatatttatataaatatactgaaatgactttcagcaagacaatttcaattctcttgccgattgtcattcaagtatcaaattaaaacaaatatatatatatatatatatatatatattatataaaataaatattaacagtttttaacaaatacagaacttattaaaagaaaattacagaaaactacaataaatactaatatagagatggcagaaaatatttacacaattaaaatatttcagagataattatattttcagtccaaaaatagatttcctttgaattttagcaaataaaattcatagaaaaatatttttagagaaaataagatattctcagacattaaaattaacaagttcaataaataaataagataagataatacaaattacatagaaataagcaagtattatggaaaatgataaaataaatttgcaaatgaatttttcatttatgaaaaattcatttgtaaattcactcaagaacagatttcagatattcacaagtttaatcactaaagctattcaacatacccaatttaccaactaatttggtaaatgtggattcatcaagaggtttagtgaaaatatctgctatttgttattctgttggaacaaaaaatagttcaacagtaccattcatgacgtgctctctaataaaatgatacctgatgtcaatgtgcttggtccttgtatgctgcataggattgttggtgatggctattgcacttgtattgtcacatagaataggtattttgttcaatacagagccatagtcccgtagctgattcctaatccacaagatctgagcacagcagcttccagcatcaatatattcagcctcggccgttgaatttgaaactgtttgctgtttcttgctgtaccatgagactagtctgctacgtaggaattgacaactcctgaggtgcttttcctatcaacaacactgcctgcgtaatctgaatctgtatatccaacaaggttaaaaccagattctttagggtaccaaatacctagatttggtgttcccttaagatatcttaagattcgtttaacagcaacgagatgaatatctctaggatccgcttggaaccttgcacataagcatgtagcatacataatatctggtctacttgcagtaagatagagtaacgagccaatcatacctttgtagcttgtgacatctaccttaatggagttttcacatggtctaagcttgacagctgtagttgacggagtccttgctgatgcagaatcctctagattgtactttttgaggagttccttgagatacttggattgataaataaaagttccatctaacctttgatttacttgtaatccaagaaataacttcagctctcccatcatgctcatatcaaatttgctgtgcattaacttagcaaatctcttacagagattatcattagtagacccaaatattatatcatccacatagacttggactaatatagtatcattcttatgctttttagaaaagagagttttgtctatgacacctctaataaagctattttcaataagaaattcagagagagtgtcataccattttctcggagactgtttgagtccatagatagccttgaaaagaaagtagacaaaatccaaatgatctggatcttcaaaaccaggaggttgctcttcatatacctcttcatctagctttccattcagaaaggcactcttgacatccatttgataaactttaaagttagagaatgctgcaaatgccagaaatatcctgatggcctctagtctagccactggagcattggtttcatcataatcaatgccttcagcttgagaataccctttagctaccagtcttgctttatttcttgtaaccacaccatcttcatctagtttattcctgaatacccaccgattaccaacagctttcttgtgtgtaggtctaggtaccagtttctaGACTTGTTGATGTTTAAACTGActgagttcatcttgcatagcaatcacccaatctggatcagtcagtgcttcctcaatcttcttgggttccatctcagaaagaaatcctgagaacagacactcattttgagtagcacgtctagttctgactccaacatctggatcaccaataatcaactcaaaaggatgagctttattccagacagtctgtcttggaagatttgatcttgatgattcgccttgaaattcattgggatgttgtgtcctactagttgatccttcagcatctcccctgagttgttgccatgttgacttgaagattctccgtcagtagcagtggtatctccattgttgccaaagtttccatcaccattaccttgagtatcatcatgattaacaggttcttcaccagcaacaacctcaggttcttgatcatgttctgattctgaatctgacatatcatcaaacttcagtttctcaaaaggatcttcagtttggatactagggagtttagtgtcatcaaatataACATTGACAATTTCAGTTACTTTGcgttgatcaatgatatacaccctgtatgatcttcttccatatccagcaaaaataccc is a genomic window containing:
- the LOC141711063 gene encoding uncharacterized protein LOC141711063 — translated: MDEEAGDDVLADLHDIIELLQTKDVEELYESYELGHNNQVVEKDGSTLENDPGTNGCDTLRVISTRDFSTREELLNNVLEIVLKQGFVTKIKKSKKKCYVIIGCDRGGMYHSNKPHGEKRRKVTCSRLINCPFEVWGKRKRDGVWKLDLKNLSHNHEASEDMSGHPYCRRFTSEKVQRIQEKTMTDIPPRQILTSLRQSNPNLQAISRTLYNVRAKIKRES